In Neoarius graeffei isolate fNeoGra1 chromosome 17, fNeoGra1.pri, whole genome shotgun sequence, a single window of DNA contains:
- the LOC132901134 gene encoding transcription elongation factor SPT5-like, whose amino-acid sequence MHELKVLPRDLQLCSETASGVDAGEQHEWGELVQLDPQTVGVIVRLERETFQVLNMHGKVLTVRHQAVNRRKDNRFAVALDSEQNNIHVKDIVKVIDGPHSVSEDHPVRLTELKNSIQYLCQNVL is encoded by the exons ATGCACGAG CTTAAGGTCTTACCTCGGGACTTGCAGCTATGCTCAGAGACTGCATCTGGGGTGGATGCAGGAGAACAGCATGAATGGGGGGAGCTGGTACAGCTAGATCCACAAACTGTGGGCGTCATTGTTCGGCTGGAGAGAGAGACCTTCCAG GTACTTAACATGCATGGTAAGGTGCTAACGGTGCGGCACCAGGCAGTGAATAGACGGAAGGACAATCGCTTTGCTGTCGCCCTGGACTCTGAGCAGAACAACATCCATGTAAAAGACATTGTCAAAGTCATAGATGGACCACATTCGGTAAGCGAAGATCATCCTGTACGTCTCACTGAACTGAAGAATAGCATCCAGTATCTTTGTCAAAATGTTTtgtaa